In a single window of the Rhodamnia argentea isolate NSW1041297 chromosome 2, ASM2092103v1, whole genome shotgun sequence genome:
- the LOC115738410 gene encoding serine/threonine-protein kinase MPS1 isoform X4, whose amino-acid sequence MDGEANLPVRPSNPIRSTGATSSSSSLSSSSPPGLLRHVQAAFKRHRPLGVMRSNDLRPRRTLAPLREASRNLGQAVVPTVDPKRSQEAVSFGKVHTLRESVPQTKNIDSVMKETQDDATITPPSFSGTITKSFDDSFNPFDERIRQPTSIIDYKEKDPMPLTHVEPQVDHSKKVQFSTGENVASQGADTRVATELGNSSCHISPLALTEMEWNASNQLDASTAINQELKHQNPQITDSGSNIRSDVGIPPPLAKRTAVVQDQLHHFRNFLSQPTTLSSVVGPSCATTTSVNSTSAPMLSSTTYTACRNLEEISQLAVEAPGDANFNPESEPQKNRYRSFGNTSGIVGDQAPITAQASSSCMDVPTEDNKHDLSKVELVEVEKDSGFRHDSSAEDKLIQAKGSASAVSNMQYGVPVSKDSSLDAKQESLQPGKREKAISGRGASVPRKKNYDPDLFVKVNGKLYQRLGKIGSGGSSEVHKVTDKTLLHEVMSGSMNNKDGRVKDDGYIYMVLEYGEIDLAHMLSQKWKDLDNSEQTIDENWLRFYWQQILQAVNTIHEERIVHSDLKPANFLLVKGSLKLIDFGIAKAIMSDTTNIQRDSQVGTLSYMSPEAFMCNENDANGNVIKCGRPSDIWSLGCILYQMVYGRTPFSEYKTFWSKFKVITDPNHEIAFGPVNNPWLLDLMKKCLAWDRNERWRIPQLLKHPFLVPPVPSQICPHQNHSYKLLELIAGTCTDDKDASALCSQLRQLLEDPIVLLDSQSLKSRSQQCMLLSRMSKICSRLQEHLAISER is encoded by the exons ATGGACGGGGAGGCTAACCTTCCGGTCCGGCCGAGCAACCCGATCCGAAGCACCGGCGCGAcgtcctcgtcttcttccttgtcTAGTTCTTCCCCGCCGGGATTGCTACGGCATGTTCAGGCCGCCTTCAAGCGCCACCGCCCACTCG GAGTGATGCGGTCGAATGATTTAAGGCCCCGGCGTACACTGGCTCCTTTACGAGAAGCTTCACGTAATTTGGGCCAAGCAGTTGTTCCTACAGTAGATCCCAAGAGGTCACAAGAAGCAGTTTCATTTGGTAAAGTTCACACATTAAGAGAATCTGTTCCGCAGACAAAAAACATAGACTCTGTCATGAAAGAAACCCAAGATGACGCGACAATCACACCCCCTTCCTTCTCAGGCACCATTACCAAGTCTTTTGATGATAGTTTCAACCCATTTGATGAACGAATACGTCAGCCAACATCTATCATCGATTATAAGGAGAAGGATCCTATGCCTTTGACCCATGTAGAACCTCAAGTAGACCATTCAAAGAAAGTCCAGTTTTCAACAGGAGAAAATGTTGCTTCCCAAG GGGCCGACACTCGAGTGGCCACTGAATTGGGGAATTCATCATGTCATATCAGTCCCCTTGCATTGACAGAAATGGAGTGGAATGCAAGCAATCAATTGGATGCTTCAACAGCTATAAATCAGGAGCTGAAGCATCAGAATCCCCAAATCACAGACTCTGGTAGCAATATAAGATCTGATGTTGGAATTCCTCCACCACTAGCAAAGAGAACAGCAGTTGTTCAGGATCAGCTGCACCATTTCAGAAATTTTCTAAGTCAGCCAACGACTTTATCTTCAGTTGTTGGTCCATCTTGTGCCACCACAACTTCAGTAAATTCAACCTCTGCACCCATGCTGAGTTCGACAACCTACACCGCTTGTCGTAATCTGGAGGAGATATCTCAATTGGCAGTAGAAGCTCCTGGAGATGCCAATTTCAATCCCGAATCCGAACCTCAGAAGAATAGATATCGTTCTTTTGGAAATACTAGTGGCATAGTAGGTGACCAAGCACCTATTACAGCTCAAGCTTCTAGCTCCTGCATGGATGTCCCTACAGAGGACAACAAACATGATTTATCCAAAGTGGAACTGGTTGAGGTTGAGAAGGACAGCGGCTTTCGACATGATTCCTCTGCTGAGGATAAGTTAATCCAAGCAAAGGGATCTGCTAGTGCTGTCAGTAATATGCAATATGGGGTGCCTGTGTCCAAAGATTCATCTCTGGATGCAAAACAAGAGTCTTTGCAACCAGGAAAACGAGAGAAGGCAATAAGTGGAAGAGGTGCATCTGTCCCTCGTAAAAAGAACTATGATCCTGACCTCTTCGTCAAAGTTAATGGCAAGCTATATCAGAGGCTGGGCAAAATAGGTAGTGGAGGAAGCAGTGAGGTCCATAAG GTAACAGATAAGACCTTGCTTCATGAAGTCATGAGCGGCTCCATGAACAATAAAGATGGGAGAGTCAAGGATGATGGATACATATACATGGTACTTGAATATGGTGAGATTGATTTGGCTCACATGCTGTCCCAAAAGTGGAAGGATTTGGATAACTCAGAACAAACAATAGATGAGAACTGGCTTCGTTTCTATTGGCAG CAAATCCTGCAGGCTGTCAATACTATTCATGAGGAGCGGATTGTGCATTCTGACTTGAAGCCAGCTAATTTCCTTCTTGTGAAAGGTTCATTAAAGCTAATTGATTTTGGTATTGCAAAAGCGATAATGAGTGACACAACCAATATCCAACGAGACTCTCAG GTAGGAACACTGAGCTATATGTCTCCTGAGGCATTTATGTGCAATGAAAATGATGCAAATGGAAATGTCATCAAATGCGGTCGACCTTCAGATATATGGTCCCTTGGCTGTATCCTGTATCAAATGGTGTATGGGAGAACCCCTTTCTCAGAGTACAAGACATTCTGGTCCAAGTTCAAAGTTATAACTGATCCAAATCATGAAATTGCGTTTGGGCCGGTTAACAATCCATGGCTTCTCGACCTTATGAAGAAATGTCTTGCTTGGGACCGGAATGAGCGGTGGAGGATTCCACAGCTGCTCAAACATCCCTTTCTTGTTCCTCCAGTACCATCCCAGATATGTCCTCATCAAAACCACAGCTACAAACTGCTTGAACTTATTGCTGGAACTTGTACAGATGACAAGGATGCATCAGCTTTATGCTCTCAGCTAAGGCAGCTACTTGAGGACCCTATAGTACTCTTGGATTCTCAGTCATTAAAATCTCGGAGCCAGCAATGTATGTTACTCTCCCGAATGTCAAAAATATGTTCTCGGCTACAGGAACATTTAGCAATATCAGAAAGATAG
- the LOC115738410 gene encoding serine/threonine-protein kinase MPS1 isoform X1, with protein MDGEANLPVRPSNPIRSTGATSSSSSLSSSSPPGLLRHVQAAFKRHRPLGVMRSNDLRPRRTLAPLREASRNLGQAVVPTVDPKRSQEAVSFGKVHTLRESVPQTKNIDSVMKETQDDATITPPSFSGTITKSFDDSFNPFDERIRQPTSIIDYKEKDPMPLTHVEPQVDHSKKVQFSTGENVASQGADTRVATELGNSSCHISPLALTEMEWNASNQLDASTAINQELKHQNPQITDSGSNIRSDVGIPPPLAKRTAVVQDQLHHFRNFLSQPTTLSSVVGPSCATTTSVNSTSAPMLSSTTYTACRNLEEISQLAVEAPGDANFNPESEPQKNRYRSFGNTSGIVGDQAPITAQASSSCMDVPTEDNKHDLSKVELVEVEKDSGFRHDSSAEDKLIQAKGSASAVSNMQYGVPVSKDSSLDAKQESLQPGKREKAISGRGASVPRKKNYDPDLFVKVNGKLYQRLGKIGSGGSSEVHKVISSDCTIYALKKIKLKGRDYATAYGFCQEIEYLNKLKGKNNIIQLIDFEVTDKTLLHEVMSGSMNNKDGRVKDDGYIYMVLEYGEIDLAHMLSQKWKDLDNSEQTIDENWLRFYWQQILQAVNTIHEERIVHSDLKPANFLLVKGSLKLIDFGIAKAIMSDTTNIQRDSQVGTLSYMSPEAFMCNENDANGNVIKCGRPSDIWSLGCILYQMVYGRTPFSEYKTFWSKFKVITDPNHEIAFGPVNNPWLLDLMKKCLAWDRNERWRIPQLLKHPFLVPPVPSQICPHQNHSYKLLELIAGTCTDDKDASALCSQLRQLLEDPIVLLDSQSLKSRSQQCMLLSRMSKICSRLQEHLAISER; from the exons ATGGACGGGGAGGCTAACCTTCCGGTCCGGCCGAGCAACCCGATCCGAAGCACCGGCGCGAcgtcctcgtcttcttccttgtcTAGTTCTTCCCCGCCGGGATTGCTACGGCATGTTCAGGCCGCCTTCAAGCGCCACCGCCCACTCG GAGTGATGCGGTCGAATGATTTAAGGCCCCGGCGTACACTGGCTCCTTTACGAGAAGCTTCACGTAATTTGGGCCAAGCAGTTGTTCCTACAGTAGATCCCAAGAGGTCACAAGAAGCAGTTTCATTTGGTAAAGTTCACACATTAAGAGAATCTGTTCCGCAGACAAAAAACATAGACTCTGTCATGAAAGAAACCCAAGATGACGCGACAATCACACCCCCTTCCTTCTCAGGCACCATTACCAAGTCTTTTGATGATAGTTTCAACCCATTTGATGAACGAATACGTCAGCCAACATCTATCATCGATTATAAGGAGAAGGATCCTATGCCTTTGACCCATGTAGAACCTCAAGTAGACCATTCAAAGAAAGTCCAGTTTTCAACAGGAGAAAATGTTGCTTCCCAAG GGGCCGACACTCGAGTGGCCACTGAATTGGGGAATTCATCATGTCATATCAGTCCCCTTGCATTGACAGAAATGGAGTGGAATGCAAGCAATCAATTGGATGCTTCAACAGCTATAAATCAGGAGCTGAAGCATCAGAATCCCCAAATCACAGACTCTGGTAGCAATATAAGATCTGATGTTGGAATTCCTCCACCACTAGCAAAGAGAACAGCAGTTGTTCAGGATCAGCTGCACCATTTCAGAAATTTTCTAAGTCAGCCAACGACTTTATCTTCAGTTGTTGGTCCATCTTGTGCCACCACAACTTCAGTAAATTCAACCTCTGCACCCATGCTGAGTTCGACAACCTACACCGCTTGTCGTAATCTGGAGGAGATATCTCAATTGGCAGTAGAAGCTCCTGGAGATGCCAATTTCAATCCCGAATCCGAACCTCAGAAGAATAGATATCGTTCTTTTGGAAATACTAGTGGCATAGTAGGTGACCAAGCACCTATTACAGCTCAAGCTTCTAGCTCCTGCATGGATGTCCCTACAGAGGACAACAAACATGATTTATCCAAAGTGGAACTGGTTGAGGTTGAGAAGGACAGCGGCTTTCGACATGATTCCTCTGCTGAGGATAAGTTAATCCAAGCAAAGGGATCTGCTAGTGCTGTCAGTAATATGCAATATGGGGTGCCTGTGTCCAAAGATTCATCTCTGGATGCAAAACAAGAGTCTTTGCAACCAGGAAAACGAGAGAAGGCAATAAGTGGAAGAGGTGCATCTGTCCCTCGTAAAAAGAACTATGATCCTGACCTCTTCGTCAAAGTTAATGGCAAGCTATATCAGAGGCTGGGCAAAATAGGTAGTGGAGGAAGCAGTGAGGTCCATAAGGTCATTTCCTCAGATTGTACAATCTATGCACTCAAAAAAATTAAGCTTAAAGGTAGAGATTACGCTACTGCCTACGGATTTTGTCAGGAAATTGAGTATCtaaacaaattgaaaggaaagaacaacATTATACAGCTGATAGATTTTGAG GTAACAGATAAGACCTTGCTTCATGAAGTCATGAGCGGCTCCATGAACAATAAAGATGGGAGAGTCAAGGATGATGGATACATATACATGGTACTTGAATATGGTGAGATTGATTTGGCTCACATGCTGTCCCAAAAGTGGAAGGATTTGGATAACTCAGAACAAACAATAGATGAGAACTGGCTTCGTTTCTATTGGCAG CAAATCCTGCAGGCTGTCAATACTATTCATGAGGAGCGGATTGTGCATTCTGACTTGAAGCCAGCTAATTTCCTTCTTGTGAAAGGTTCATTAAAGCTAATTGATTTTGGTATTGCAAAAGCGATAATGAGTGACACAACCAATATCCAACGAGACTCTCAG GTAGGAACACTGAGCTATATGTCTCCTGAGGCATTTATGTGCAATGAAAATGATGCAAATGGAAATGTCATCAAATGCGGTCGACCTTCAGATATATGGTCCCTTGGCTGTATCCTGTATCAAATGGTGTATGGGAGAACCCCTTTCTCAGAGTACAAGACATTCTGGTCCAAGTTCAAAGTTATAACTGATCCAAATCATGAAATTGCGTTTGGGCCGGTTAACAATCCATGGCTTCTCGACCTTATGAAGAAATGTCTTGCTTGGGACCGGAATGAGCGGTGGAGGATTCCACAGCTGCTCAAACATCCCTTTCTTGTTCCTCCAGTACCATCCCAGATATGTCCTCATCAAAACCACAGCTACAAACTGCTTGAACTTATTGCTGGAACTTGTACAGATGACAAGGATGCATCAGCTTTATGCTCTCAGCTAAGGCAGCTACTTGAGGACCCTATAGTACTCTTGGATTCTCAGTCATTAAAATCTCGGAGCCAGCAATGTATGTTACTCTCCCGAATGTCAAAAATATGTTCTCGGCTACAGGAACATTTAGCAATATCAGAAAGATAG
- the LOC115738410 gene encoding serine/threonine-protein kinase MPS1 isoform X5 — translation MRSNDLRPRRTLAPLREASRNLGQAVVPTVDPKRSQEAVSFGKVHTLRESVPQTKNIDSVMKETQDDATITPPSFSGTITKSFDDSFNPFDERIRQPTSIIDYKEKDPMPLTHVEPQVDHSKKVQFSTGENVASQGADTRVATELGNSSCHISPLALTEMEWNASNQLDASTAINQELKHQNPQITDSGSNIRSDVGIPPPLAKRTAVVQDQLHHFRNFLSQPTTLSSVVGPSCATTTSVNSTSAPMLSSTTYTACRNLEEISQLAVEAPGDANFNPESEPQKNRYRSFGNTSGIVGDQAPITAQASSSCMDVPTEDNKHDLSKVELVEVEKDSGFRHDSSAEDKLIQAKGSASAVSNMQYGVPVSKDSSLDAKQESLQPGKREKAISGRGASVPRKKNYDPDLFVKVNGKLYQRLGKIGSGGSSEVHKVISSDCTIYALKKIKLKGRDYATAYGFCQEIEYLNKLKGKNNIIQLIDFEVTDKTLLHEVMSGSMNNKDGRVKDDGYIYMVLEYGEIDLAHMLSQKWKDLDNSEQTIDENWLRFYWQQILQAVNTIHEERIVHSDLKPANFLLVKGSLKLIDFGIAKAIMSDTTNIQRDSQVGTLSYMSPEAFMCNENDANGNVIKCGRPSDIWSLGCILYQMVYGRTPFSEYKTFWSKFKVITDPNHEIAFGPVNNPWLLDLMKKCLAWDRNERWRIPQLLKHPFLVPPVPSQICPHQNHSYKLLELIAGTCTDDKDASALCSQLRQLLEDPIVLLDSQSLKSRSQQCMLLSRMSKICSRLQEHLAISER, via the exons ATGCGGTCGAATGATTTAAGGCCCCGGCGTACACTGGCTCCTTTACGAGAAGCTTCACGTAATTTGGGCCAAGCAGTTGTTCCTACAGTAGATCCCAAGAGGTCACAAGAAGCAGTTTCATTTGGTAAAGTTCACACATTAAGAGAATCTGTTCCGCAGACAAAAAACATAGACTCTGTCATGAAAGAAACCCAAGATGACGCGACAATCACACCCCCTTCCTTCTCAGGCACCATTACCAAGTCTTTTGATGATAGTTTCAACCCATTTGATGAACGAATACGTCAGCCAACATCTATCATCGATTATAAGGAGAAGGATCCTATGCCTTTGACCCATGTAGAACCTCAAGTAGACCATTCAAAGAAAGTCCAGTTTTCAACAGGAGAAAATGTTGCTTCCCAAG GGGCCGACACTCGAGTGGCCACTGAATTGGGGAATTCATCATGTCATATCAGTCCCCTTGCATTGACAGAAATGGAGTGGAATGCAAGCAATCAATTGGATGCTTCAACAGCTATAAATCAGGAGCTGAAGCATCAGAATCCCCAAATCACAGACTCTGGTAGCAATATAAGATCTGATGTTGGAATTCCTCCACCACTAGCAAAGAGAACAGCAGTTGTTCAGGATCAGCTGCACCATTTCAGAAATTTTCTAAGTCAGCCAACGACTTTATCTTCAGTTGTTGGTCCATCTTGTGCCACCACAACTTCAGTAAATTCAACCTCTGCACCCATGCTGAGTTCGACAACCTACACCGCTTGTCGTAATCTGGAGGAGATATCTCAATTGGCAGTAGAAGCTCCTGGAGATGCCAATTTCAATCCCGAATCCGAACCTCAGAAGAATAGATATCGTTCTTTTGGAAATACTAGTGGCATAGTAGGTGACCAAGCACCTATTACAGCTCAAGCTTCTAGCTCCTGCATGGATGTCCCTACAGAGGACAACAAACATGATTTATCCAAAGTGGAACTGGTTGAGGTTGAGAAGGACAGCGGCTTTCGACATGATTCCTCTGCTGAGGATAAGTTAATCCAAGCAAAGGGATCTGCTAGTGCTGTCAGTAATATGCAATATGGGGTGCCTGTGTCCAAAGATTCATCTCTGGATGCAAAACAAGAGTCTTTGCAACCAGGAAAACGAGAGAAGGCAATAAGTGGAAGAGGTGCATCTGTCCCTCGTAAAAAGAACTATGATCCTGACCTCTTCGTCAAAGTTAATGGCAAGCTATATCAGAGGCTGGGCAAAATAGGTAGTGGAGGAAGCAGTGAGGTCCATAAGGTCATTTCCTCAGATTGTACAATCTATGCACTCAAAAAAATTAAGCTTAAAGGTAGAGATTACGCTACTGCCTACGGATTTTGTCAGGAAATTGAGTATCtaaacaaattgaaaggaaagaacaacATTATACAGCTGATAGATTTTGAG GTAACAGATAAGACCTTGCTTCATGAAGTCATGAGCGGCTCCATGAACAATAAAGATGGGAGAGTCAAGGATGATGGATACATATACATGGTACTTGAATATGGTGAGATTGATTTGGCTCACATGCTGTCCCAAAAGTGGAAGGATTTGGATAACTCAGAACAAACAATAGATGAGAACTGGCTTCGTTTCTATTGGCAG CAAATCCTGCAGGCTGTCAATACTATTCATGAGGAGCGGATTGTGCATTCTGACTTGAAGCCAGCTAATTTCCTTCTTGTGAAAGGTTCATTAAAGCTAATTGATTTTGGTATTGCAAAAGCGATAATGAGTGACACAACCAATATCCAACGAGACTCTCAG GTAGGAACACTGAGCTATATGTCTCCTGAGGCATTTATGTGCAATGAAAATGATGCAAATGGAAATGTCATCAAATGCGGTCGACCTTCAGATATATGGTCCCTTGGCTGTATCCTGTATCAAATGGTGTATGGGAGAACCCCTTTCTCAGAGTACAAGACATTCTGGTCCAAGTTCAAAGTTATAACTGATCCAAATCATGAAATTGCGTTTGGGCCGGTTAACAATCCATGGCTTCTCGACCTTATGAAGAAATGTCTTGCTTGGGACCGGAATGAGCGGTGGAGGATTCCACAGCTGCTCAAACATCCCTTTCTTGTTCCTCCAGTACCATCCCAGATATGTCCTCATCAAAACCACAGCTACAAACTGCTTGAACTTATTGCTGGAACTTGTACAGATGACAAGGATGCATCAGCTTTATGCTCTCAGCTAAGGCAGCTACTTGAGGACCCTATAGTACTCTTGGATTCTCAGTCATTAAAATCTCGGAGCCAGCAATGTATGTTACTCTCCCGAATGTCAAAAATATGTTCTCGGCTACAGGAACATTTAGCAATATCAGAAAGATAG
- the LOC115738410 gene encoding serine/threonine-protein kinase MPS1 isoform X2, with protein MDGEANLPVRPSNPIRSTGATSSSSSLSSSSPPGLLRHVQAAFKRHRPLGVMRSNDLRPRRTLAPLREASRNLGQAVVPTVDPKRSQEAVSFGKVHTLRESVPQTKNIDSVMKETQDDATITPPSFSGTITKSFDDSFNPFDERIRQPTSIIDYKEKDPMPLTHVEPQVDHSKKVQFSTGENVASQEMEWNASNQLDASTAINQELKHQNPQITDSGSNIRSDVGIPPPLAKRTAVVQDQLHHFRNFLSQPTTLSSVVGPSCATTTSVNSTSAPMLSSTTYTACRNLEEISQLAVEAPGDANFNPESEPQKNRYRSFGNTSGIVGDQAPITAQASSSCMDVPTEDNKHDLSKVELVEVEKDSGFRHDSSAEDKLIQAKGSASAVSNMQYGVPVSKDSSLDAKQESLQPGKREKAISGRGASVPRKKNYDPDLFVKVNGKLYQRLGKIGSGGSSEVHKVISSDCTIYALKKIKLKGRDYATAYGFCQEIEYLNKLKGKNNIIQLIDFEVTDKTLLHEVMSGSMNNKDGRVKDDGYIYMVLEYGEIDLAHMLSQKWKDLDNSEQTIDENWLRFYWQQILQAVNTIHEERIVHSDLKPANFLLVKGSLKLIDFGIAKAIMSDTTNIQRDSQVGTLSYMSPEAFMCNENDANGNVIKCGRPSDIWSLGCILYQMVYGRTPFSEYKTFWSKFKVITDPNHEIAFGPVNNPWLLDLMKKCLAWDRNERWRIPQLLKHPFLVPPVPSQICPHQNHSYKLLELIAGTCTDDKDASALCSQLRQLLEDPIVLLDSQSLKSRSQQCMLLSRMSKICSRLQEHLAISER; from the exons ATGGACGGGGAGGCTAACCTTCCGGTCCGGCCGAGCAACCCGATCCGAAGCACCGGCGCGAcgtcctcgtcttcttccttgtcTAGTTCTTCCCCGCCGGGATTGCTACGGCATGTTCAGGCCGCCTTCAAGCGCCACCGCCCACTCG GAGTGATGCGGTCGAATGATTTAAGGCCCCGGCGTACACTGGCTCCTTTACGAGAAGCTTCACGTAATTTGGGCCAAGCAGTTGTTCCTACAGTAGATCCCAAGAGGTCACAAGAAGCAGTTTCATTTGGTAAAGTTCACACATTAAGAGAATCTGTTCCGCAGACAAAAAACATAGACTCTGTCATGAAAGAAACCCAAGATGACGCGACAATCACACCCCCTTCCTTCTCAGGCACCATTACCAAGTCTTTTGATGATAGTTTCAACCCATTTGATGAACGAATACGTCAGCCAACATCTATCATCGATTATAAGGAGAAGGATCCTATGCCTTTGACCCATGTAGAACCTCAAGTAGACCATTCAAAGAAAGTCCAGTTTTCAACAGGAGAAAATGTTGCTTCCCAAG AAATGGAGTGGAATGCAAGCAATCAATTGGATGCTTCAACAGCTATAAATCAGGAGCTGAAGCATCAGAATCCCCAAATCACAGACTCTGGTAGCAATATAAGATCTGATGTTGGAATTCCTCCACCACTAGCAAAGAGAACAGCAGTTGTTCAGGATCAGCTGCACCATTTCAGAAATTTTCTAAGTCAGCCAACGACTTTATCTTCAGTTGTTGGTCCATCTTGTGCCACCACAACTTCAGTAAATTCAACCTCTGCACCCATGCTGAGTTCGACAACCTACACCGCTTGTCGTAATCTGGAGGAGATATCTCAATTGGCAGTAGAAGCTCCTGGAGATGCCAATTTCAATCCCGAATCCGAACCTCAGAAGAATAGATATCGTTCTTTTGGAAATACTAGTGGCATAGTAGGTGACCAAGCACCTATTACAGCTCAAGCTTCTAGCTCCTGCATGGATGTCCCTACAGAGGACAACAAACATGATTTATCCAAAGTGGAACTGGTTGAGGTTGAGAAGGACAGCGGCTTTCGACATGATTCCTCTGCTGAGGATAAGTTAATCCAAGCAAAGGGATCTGCTAGTGCTGTCAGTAATATGCAATATGGGGTGCCTGTGTCCAAAGATTCATCTCTGGATGCAAAACAAGAGTCTTTGCAACCAGGAAAACGAGAGAAGGCAATAAGTGGAAGAGGTGCATCTGTCCCTCGTAAAAAGAACTATGATCCTGACCTCTTCGTCAAAGTTAATGGCAAGCTATATCAGAGGCTGGGCAAAATAGGTAGTGGAGGAAGCAGTGAGGTCCATAAGGTCATTTCCTCAGATTGTACAATCTATGCACTCAAAAAAATTAAGCTTAAAGGTAGAGATTACGCTACTGCCTACGGATTTTGTCAGGAAATTGAGTATCtaaacaaattgaaaggaaagaacaacATTATACAGCTGATAGATTTTGAG GTAACAGATAAGACCTTGCTTCATGAAGTCATGAGCGGCTCCATGAACAATAAAGATGGGAGAGTCAAGGATGATGGATACATATACATGGTACTTGAATATGGTGAGATTGATTTGGCTCACATGCTGTCCCAAAAGTGGAAGGATTTGGATAACTCAGAACAAACAATAGATGAGAACTGGCTTCGTTTCTATTGGCAG CAAATCCTGCAGGCTGTCAATACTATTCATGAGGAGCGGATTGTGCATTCTGACTTGAAGCCAGCTAATTTCCTTCTTGTGAAAGGTTCATTAAAGCTAATTGATTTTGGTATTGCAAAAGCGATAATGAGTGACACAACCAATATCCAACGAGACTCTCAG GTAGGAACACTGAGCTATATGTCTCCTGAGGCATTTATGTGCAATGAAAATGATGCAAATGGAAATGTCATCAAATGCGGTCGACCTTCAGATATATGGTCCCTTGGCTGTATCCTGTATCAAATGGTGTATGGGAGAACCCCTTTCTCAGAGTACAAGACATTCTGGTCCAAGTTCAAAGTTATAACTGATCCAAATCATGAAATTGCGTTTGGGCCGGTTAACAATCCATGGCTTCTCGACCTTATGAAGAAATGTCTTGCTTGGGACCGGAATGAGCGGTGGAGGATTCCACAGCTGCTCAAACATCCCTTTCTTGTTCCTCCAGTACCATCCCAGATATGTCCTCATCAAAACCACAGCTACAAACTGCTTGAACTTATTGCTGGAACTTGTACAGATGACAAGGATGCATCAGCTTTATGCTCTCAGCTAAGGCAGCTACTTGAGGACCCTATAGTACTCTTGGATTCTCAGTCATTAAAATCTCGGAGCCAGCAATGTATGTTACTCTCCCGAATGTCAAAAATATGTTCTCGGCTACAGGAACATTTAGCAATATCAGAAAGATAG